A genomic stretch from Alosa sapidissima isolate fAloSap1 chromosome 3, fAloSap1.pri, whole genome shotgun sequence includes:
- the LOC121706284 gene encoding interferon beta-like isoform X2: MSELEKLKYQGKELERCSESMAEKNISVIPHLEKQNDRIIKLTFDLASNLFQKNVTNSKWDTKVLQAVLELLRPEHTGISDPSPPIDLIKGVHAHFTQLEDLLSHENFSMCAWETVRMQVRITLHRFLIRLRQLRARNQGKKE, from the exons ATGAGCGAGCTAGAGAAACTGAAATACCAG GGAAAAGAACTAGAAAGATGTTCAGAGTCAATGGCTGAGAAGAATATTTCAGTGATTCCCCACCTCGAAAAG CAAAACGATCGTATAATAAAATTGACATTTGACCTGGCATCAAACCTCTTCCAAAAAAACGTGACCAATTCCAAATGGGACACTAAAGTGTTGCAGGCTGTGCTGGAACTTCTTCGCCCGGAGCACACTGGCATTTCT GATCCAAGTCCACCCATAGACCTTATTAAGGGGGTCCATGCCCATTTTACGCAACTTGAGGATCTTCTCTCACATGAG AACTTCAGTATGTGTGCCTGGGAGACGGTGCGGATGCAGGTGAGGATCACACTGCACAGATTCCTCATTCGTCTCCGCCAGCTCCGAGCCCGAAACCAGGGAAAGAAGGAATAG
- the LOC121706284 gene encoding uncharacterized protein LOC121706284 isoform X1, with protein MSRTLCFVVALCFCLMCDGMTQCDICHRVRRTMSELEKLKYQGKELERCSESMAEKNISVIPHLEKQNDRIIKLTFDLASNLFQKNVTNSKWDTKVLQAVLELLRPEHTGISDPSPPIDLIKGVHAHFTQLEDLLSHENFSMCAWETVRMQVRITLHRFLIRLRQLRARNQGKKE; from the exons ATGTCTAGAACACTTTGTTTTGTTGTGGCTTTGTGCTTTTGCCTAATGTGTGATGGGATGACACAATGTGATATATGTCATAGGGTCCGTCGCACAATGAGCGAGCTAGAGAAACTGAAATACCAG GGAAAAGAACTAGAAAGATGTTCAGAGTCAATGGCTGAGAAGAATATTTCAGTGATTCCCCACCTCGAAAAG CAAAACGATCGTATAATAAAATTGACATTTGACCTGGCATCAAACCTCTTCCAAAAAAACGTGACCAATTCCAAATGGGACACTAAAGTGTTGCAGGCTGTGCTGGAACTTCTTCGCCCGGAGCACACTGGCATTTCT GATCCAAGTCCACCCATAGACCTTATTAAGGGGGTCCATGCCCATTTTACGCAACTTGAGGATCTTCTCTCACATGAG AACTTCAGTATGTGTGCCTGGGAGACGGTGCGGATGCAGGTGAGGATCACACTGCACAGATTCCTCATTCGTCTCCGCCAGCTCCGAGCCCGAAACCAGGGAAAGAAGGAATAG